A genome region from Phoenix dactylifera cultivar Barhee BC4 chromosome 18, palm_55x_up_171113_PBpolish2nd_filt_p, whole genome shotgun sequence includes the following:
- the LOC103699938 gene encoding uncharacterized protein LOC103699938 isoform X1, whose amino-acid sequence MTLSIIMLVRKKNPPWASLLTLFVACKVSTSMGLDVALECENCCQAASRLKIVHPSSDNSPKEEESIEWKALRKKYYLKNLNGDFCKFSCSNSPSSHCKSMPARPVRRSLKDNDVFKRGSVYQSSREIRRMRKSREGRRNVKLTHSGKGFISFEIIDSLSHIFQNEASHCRQEKISPCASLDAKVKSAPTDTSLSIQTRSIEPTDVPLLPEEHSKVKSLYPSFISAENSSAFPSANAGLELFGRGLVQKSNLKGNQKVLGAENGNEALHEQDMVDTLTKSFSAKVGISYPPCQLERDLFRVSTKTWLNPLKKMLNPIMKSKSQRNPSLLEREDTGVRTTDSANMRRNSMYCKFLSNDFLKATEKLEPIVRVIKRDQGSVPSSSPVHVQGTLRLNYKHGTPYFEFSTKVPDDALSAKAWKTDNAFNWVYTLYSCKKRGNNIGSGKKDKKGESFPLIGQMQVSTYLCLETSCNATSNQSTVTEFILYDIAQARRSLAVEERSQCSSIQPLDISAGDLVVGGPLEANCSTEPANCQYPVRHALSECDYDASSFYPWEPADLHSHLEIAAIVIQIPSNKKESTKNVEMNANITREHLNLSSVSTIDQIRGTISSRWNPANVKVVTPSGTHGLAATEKGGPSSLLDRWRSGGGCDCGGWDMACPIFVFGNSSGVVADCPTMGSQPPIALFCQGRKEKISALSISPDGGGLYSVHFHAQLSALQAFSICIALLHSSVTSPPVDEQSRQRLHSDLLKLPPREQVRHLQRQ is encoded by the exons ATGACGCTCAGCATCATCATGCTCGTTAGGAAAAAAAATCCTCCCTGGGCTTCTCTTCTCACCCTCTTCGTCGCGTGCAAG GTCAGCACAAGCATGGGGCTAGATGTAGCTTTGGAATGTGAAAATTGCTGCCAAGCAGCATCGAGGCTTAAAATTGTTCATCCTTCTTCTGACAACAGTCCGAAAGAAGAGGAAAGTATAGAATGGAAAGCCTTGAGGAAgaaatattacttaaaaaactTGAATGGTGACTTCTGCAAATTTAGCTGCAGTAACTCTCCTAGTTCTCATTGCAAAAGCATGCCTGCTAGGCCTGTGAGACGAAGTTTGAAAGACAATGACGTTTTTAAGAGGGGTTCTGTATATCAAAGCTCTAGGGAGATAAGAAGAATGAGAAAGTCAAGAGAGGGGAGAAGGAATGTAAAACTCACCCACAGTGGTAAAGGTTTTATATCCTTTGAGATTATTGATTCCTTGTCTCATATTTTCCAGAATGAAGCTAGTCACTGTCGGCAGGAAAAGATATCACCATGTGCTTCTCTAGATGCAAAGGTAAAATCAGCACCTACTGACACAAGCCTCTCAATTCAAACAAGGTCTATTGAACCTACTGATGTGCCCTTGTTACCCGAAGAGCACTCAAAAGTCAAAAGTTTATACCCAAGTTTTATCTCAGCAGAAAATAGTTCAGCATTCCCTTCTGCAAATGCAGGTCTTGAGctatttggaagaggattagttCAAAAGTCAAATTTAAAAGGCAATCAAAAAGTGCTTGGTGCTGAGAATGGCAATGAAGCCCTTCATGAGCAAGACATGGTAGACACCTTGACCAAGTCATTTTCAGCGAAGGTGGGAATATCTTATCCACCTTGTCAGTTAGAAAGAGATCTGTTCAGAGTCAGCACAAAAACTTGGCTTAACCCTCTCAAGAAGATGTTGAATCCTATCATGAAATCCAAATCTCAGCGAAATCCATCACTTCTGGAAAGAGAAGATACTGGTGTCAGAACAACTGATTCTGCTAACATGAGGAGAAATAGTATGTACTGCAAGTTTTTATCAAATGATTTTCTGAAGGCAACAGAGAAGTTGGAACCAATTGTGAGAGTGATTAAAAGAGACCAAGGGTCAGTTCCAAGTTCTTCGCCGGTTCATGTACAAGGTACTCTTAGATTGAATTATAAGCATGGTACTCCATATTTTGAATTCTCAACAAAAGTCCCAGATGATGCTCTTTCTGCAAAGGCATGGAAAACGGATAATGCATTTAATTGGGTCTACACCTTATACAGCTGTAAAAAGAGAGGTAATAACATTGGGTCAGGGAAAAAGGACAAGAAGGGAGAGTCTTTTCCGTTGATTGGCCAGATGCAAGTTTCTACTTATTTGTGCTTAGAAACGAGTTGCAATGCCACTTCCAATCAATCGACTGTGACAGAGTTTATTTTATATGACATTGCGCAGGCAAGAAGGAGTCTTGCAGTTGAAGAAAGATCTCAGTGTTCTTCCATTCAACCTTTGGACATTAGTGCTGGTGACTTGGTTGTAGGTGGTCCTTTAGAGGCAAATTGTTCAACAGAGCCAGCAAATTGCCAGTATCCTGTTAGACATGCTTTGAGCGAGTGTGACTATGATGCTTCATCTTTTTACCCCTGGGAACCTGCAGACTTGCATTCACACCTTGAAATTGCAGCTATTGTAATTCAGATTCCCTCAAATAAAAAGGAAAGCACCAAGAATGTGGAAATGAATGCAAACATCACAAGAGAACACCTGAACTTATCAAGTGTTTCGACCATTGATCAAATAAGAGGAACCATATCCAGCAGATGGAATCCTGCAAATGTGAAGGTGGTCACTCCAAGTGGCACACATGGGTTGGCAGCCACTGAAAAAGGTGGCCCTTCGTCATTACTTGATAGATGGAGATCTGGTGGAGGCTGTGATTGTGGTGGCTGGGATATGGCCTGtccaatttttgtttttggcaatTCAAGCGGTGTTGTGGCTGATTGTCCAACCATGGGAAGTCAACCCCCTATTGCATTATTTTGTCAG ggaagaaaagaaaagatttctgCTTTGTCTATTAGCCCTGATGGGGGAGGACTCTATTCAGTCCATTTTCATGCACAACTGTCTGCTTTACAAGCATTCTCAATTTGCATTGCTCTATTGCACAGTTCAGTAACTTCTCCACCGGTCGATGAGCAGAGCAGGCAGAGGTTACATTCTGATTTGCTGAAGTTGCCACCCAGGGAGCAAGTGAGACACTTACAAAGGCAGTAA
- the LOC103699938 gene encoding uncharacterized protein LOC103699938 isoform X2 — MCFSRCKGLELFGRGLVQKSNLKGNQKVLGAENGNEALHEQDMVDTLTKSFSAKVGISYPPCQLERDLFRVSTKTWLNPLKKMLNPIMKSKSQRNPSLLEREDTGVRTTDSANMRRNSMYCKFLSNDFLKATEKLEPIVRVIKRDQGSVPSSSPVHVQGTLRLNYKHGTPYFEFSTKVPDDALSAKAWKTDNAFNWVYTLYSCKKRGNNIGSGKKDKKGESFPLIGQMQVSTYLCLETSCNATSNQSTVTEFILYDIAQARRSLAVEERSQCSSIQPLDISAGDLVVGGPLEANCSTEPANCQYPVRHALSECDYDASSFYPWEPADLHSHLEIAAIVIQIPSNKKESTKNVEMNANITREHLNLSSVSTIDQIRGTISSRWNPANVKVVTPSGTHGLAATEKGGPSSLLDRWRSGGGCDCGGWDMACPIFVFGNSSGVVADCPTMGSQPPIALFCQGRKEKISALSISPDGGGLYSVHFHAQLSALQAFSICIALLHSSVTSPPVDEQSRQRLHSDLLKLPPREQVRHLQRQ; from the exons ATGTGCTTCTCTAGATGCAAAG GTCTTGAGctatttggaagaggattagttCAAAAGTCAAATTTAAAAGGCAATCAAAAAGTGCTTGGTGCTGAGAATGGCAATGAAGCCCTTCATGAGCAAGACATGGTAGACACCTTGACCAAGTCATTTTCAGCGAAGGTGGGAATATCTTATCCACCTTGTCAGTTAGAAAGAGATCTGTTCAGAGTCAGCACAAAAACTTGGCTTAACCCTCTCAAGAAGATGTTGAATCCTATCATGAAATCCAAATCTCAGCGAAATCCATCACTTCTGGAAAGAGAAGATACTGGTGTCAGAACAACTGATTCTGCTAACATGAGGAGAAATAGTATGTACTGCAAGTTTTTATCAAATGATTTTCTGAAGGCAACAGAGAAGTTGGAACCAATTGTGAGAGTGATTAAAAGAGACCAAGGGTCAGTTCCAAGTTCTTCGCCGGTTCATGTACAAGGTACTCTTAGATTGAATTATAAGCATGGTACTCCATATTTTGAATTCTCAACAAAAGTCCCAGATGATGCTCTTTCTGCAAAGGCATGGAAAACGGATAATGCATTTAATTGGGTCTACACCTTATACAGCTGTAAAAAGAGAGGTAATAACATTGGGTCAGGGAAAAAGGACAAGAAGGGAGAGTCTTTTCCGTTGATTGGCCAGATGCAAGTTTCTACTTATTTGTGCTTAGAAACGAGTTGCAATGCCACTTCCAATCAATCGACTGTGACAGAGTTTATTTTATATGACATTGCGCAGGCAAGAAGGAGTCTTGCAGTTGAAGAAAGATCTCAGTGTTCTTCCATTCAACCTTTGGACATTAGTGCTGGTGACTTGGTTGTAGGTGGTCCTTTAGAGGCAAATTGTTCAACAGAGCCAGCAAATTGCCAGTATCCTGTTAGACATGCTTTGAGCGAGTGTGACTATGATGCTTCATCTTTTTACCCCTGGGAACCTGCAGACTTGCATTCACACCTTGAAATTGCAGCTATTGTAATTCAGATTCCCTCAAATAAAAAGGAAAGCACCAAGAATGTGGAAATGAATGCAAACATCACAAGAGAACACCTGAACTTATCAAGTGTTTCGACCATTGATCAAATAAGAGGAACCATATCCAGCAGATGGAATCCTGCAAATGTGAAGGTGGTCACTCCAAGTGGCACACATGGGTTGGCAGCCACTGAAAAAGGTGGCCCTTCGTCATTACTTGATAGATGGAGATCTGGTGGAGGCTGTGATTGTGGTGGCTGGGATATGGCCTGtccaatttttgtttttggcaatTCAAGCGGTGTTGTGGCTGATTGTCCAACCATGGGAAGTCAACCCCCTATTGCATTATTTTGTCAG ggaagaaaagaaaagatttctgCTTTGTCTATTAGCCCTGATGGGGGAGGACTCTATTCAGTCCATTTTCATGCACAACTGTCTGCTTTACAAGCATTCTCAATTTGCATTGCTCTATTGCACAGTTCAGTAACTTCTCCACCGGTCGATGAGCAGAGCAGGCAGAGGTTACATTCTGATTTGCTGAAGTTGCCACCCAGGGAGCAAGTGAGACACTTACAAAGGCAGTAA